Below is a window of Macadamia integrifolia cultivar HAES 741 chromosome 8, SCU_Mint_v3, whole genome shotgun sequence DNA.
CCGAAATTAAGATGAGAAGGACACTCTTAGGATATTTGGTTGTGGACTGAGAAGtcctaaaaatatgaaaaattgaaTTATTAATACTTTTCCCTTTGCTCATTgagaaaatattatatataattttttttttttggtgctagCTAGAGGCAGTATCTGTTTTTatttcatcaataaaaacaaagaaTCTCCTATAGCTATTAGAATATTGAGCAAGCGGGTTATAAATTTGATGGCAATAACTAGTAAATTTCAGTTTATAATAATAAACCAGTGAAGTATTCCAAACATATCATTGATTTCAACTTATAAATAACTTCTCAAGATTTTGATTGATGAAGAATTTTACAACTTAAtcttcttgattttcattttatattataatttcttttttagtcaataaaataatagaaaatcaatAAAACATATTCATTATAATTAGATCTACAACacattttgaataaaaaactcCAAAACATGGAAAACTTGAATAAATATTTACTCTTCTCGAATCCAATTTCTAAGATTTTGATCAATTCCATGCCGACTTCAACATATTCCAATCCTATTCTAGAGGCCAAACCCATGTTAGATTCCGGGTTTTTATAGactttttctcttctcaacCTTTAAAGTAAATAACTTAGAGATCGATTATCCAATAGCATTGTAAAGCTGAATTTACATGTATGGCACTAGTAAGTAGTAATCACTATATTTTTTGTGATTTAATATCTTCAAaagttttgtttgattttgataatGGATTTGATtagacctttttttttgtttttcttctacTCCATTCCATGCGTAAGTGTGAAGTCTTTGTGTGAAGTCTTTCTCTAAAGGGTGGGCTTACAGTTGTACTGTTTGTTATTTGACTGCTTTGAACCTTTAATcatttttgtttgttgttttgttTAATATAATATGTAAAGTATTAGCTTGTCAGGACGGGCTTTTCCCAaccactttctttttctttgacaaTTTGACATGTACccttctctaattttttattgatataaggatcagaaaaaaaaggggtataTATAATATGACAAACTTACTAAGACTAATTCAATTATTATCAATCTTCATTAATTATATATAGATATTCactatttttttggtttcccatttaaaatTAGAATCCTCATTGTCTTACACGAATTAGTGTTTTCTAttaaagtcattttttttttttttttgctaacgaggaACACCTATACCTAATCCGTGTAACAGATGAATCGCACAAGTAAGGCATTTcttattcatatatatatatatatatatatataggaattgGAGAAGGTTCACCATCAAATGCAAATGTAATTACATATCAATGGAAGTCACTCTCTCAAATGAaatctatcaaaatattttgtgTTTCAACAGATCTTTAATCTCATTACATTCTTCCCTTTGTCTTGACTGATAGCAGAATCTAAGGTATCTAAATTCATAGTTGACAAAGTTGGCATTATATTATGCTGACGTTTAAAGCAAGGCAAGAACCTATACAATGTGCATGCTTTATTTCTCACCCTAATAATGTTGGCATCTAAGTAagaattaagggaaaaaaaaaaaaccttacttTGTAAAACAAACCCTAACTAACCTAACCAATATTAGTAAGTAAACCTAATGATCAGACCCTCAAATCTCGacgagggaaaaaaaatcttccatGTACTAATCTTTCTTTGTTATTTGTTCCCAAAAACAGTGTTGTAATAAGGACTgagttttctcctcttttttttcactGCAGGGTTTGAGATACATAGAGGAGGTATTTAGAGGGTATTTAAGGAAATATAAAAACCTATAGCGATTTGTAAACCctagaatgatagaaaaacttTTTTCTTGTAATAATAAGGCCATAAAAATCTCTCCCCTGATGCCGATGAAAACCGCTTTAGTGCCCCAATAATAGTTAactaagataaaaaaaaaaattagaaaaaagaatcaaaaagtgcTTAAAATTCTCGGAAGAGAAGCGAATGGGACTGACAATATATCTCGGTTGGATGCGGAATGATGAACAACCGATCCACCACTTCACTAGAAATATTGACTACTGTAAATTACTGACTACGTCTCAAACCCAAATTGTGATGTCGCTGTCGCGATCTTGATAAAATATGGTGTGCCTCTGTACAACTGCAAGCTTTGGGTGTTCCCCCAAAATAAAGGACTGCTCGTCTTTTGAGCACATATTCACACACTGACGTCCATTCTTTGTGGAACTTGACGTCAATGggttttcataagaaaaaaagtaGCTAGACATGTATGCATGACACAATACAgcacggagagagagagagagagagagagagagagagagagagagagagagagagagagagagagagagagagagagaggcaactTCAACGTGGATGGGTGATAATCATTTCATCAAGAATATTTTGTTGGTAAATATCATTTCATAGTCTTCACGTGTGTAATTAGGGGATccgggggtgggggtgggggtgggggtgggggtggggtgggggtgtttGTCAAGTCTGAACCCATTatcaccaaagaaaaaaaataatactaagGATCTTTCAAAATCAGTTTTTTCCTTGGAGGATGAATATTCTTTGTGCATATTTGAATGGATAATTTTTAAGGCCTAAAACAGCTTGTCAATCTGAACCCAATTCTCTCTGTTTTATATGCGGCTTAAAAGCAATGTTTAATAGTTCATATGGTTGACAAGGACCCTACATTGCCATTCTCgtgttttcctttttcatacTTCTCTAAGCTATGTGTCTAATTGATACGGGTAAATACTGTCATTTtcatatattataatataatatatatgaggataaatattataatttcacttaaaattttttttagaaatcatTTTTGACCTTTGCATTGAGTACtgcattaaataatttttaggaATAAAACAAATGGTAATTAAATGGAGATGTCAAGTTCTAAACACAGTTATAGAAGTATCACTCAAACACTTCCATATATAACTATTATGTTCGTAGAATAGTCCCATATCAGTTACTTCTAAAGTCTTTTGTCGTTGTATATACCTATAAGTCCTTCCATCCAATAGCATTATATGCTTAAAATAGTGGTAAGAAGAACAACATCATGTTGTATATACCTATAAATCCTTCCATCCAATAGCATTATATGCTTAAAATAGTAGTAAGAAGAACAACATCATGCAAACACATCTACACTGATAACTGAAGCTTCTATTTCTTTTATATCAACATATATGTCAAAAATGCTATAAGACTTAACGAAACCTTTAGAAGACAAATTTTTATGATTAAATTTtgaagtggggggggggggaattgcTTGAAAGGTACGTAGCATGGCTCTATGCCCAAAcatagaaggaaaaaatgatTTCCCTGCCCCTCATAAAAAGCAGAAATcccacccctattgatgcttcctcATATATTTAGTCAGCAAGAGGGCATACTACCTTTCAATGGACCCTCTCTCTTAATTTTAACTAAACAATCGAGCAAAGGTTTCTTGAATGGTCTTAGCAGTTAATCAATAGGGCAAAGATTAAATGATCTTAGTAGTTAATCAATAGGGCAAAGATTTCTTGAACAATCTCCATATAAGCTTATATAAATGGCAAAATATTTGCCATGTGGAAAATTGGATGAGACCAAATTTTATGGACTAATAAACCCCAAGTTTTCGTGCCTAGAAAGTTGCACAATTGTCCAAGGATTGGGAAAATTTGGAATGATGGAAACCTacaaacactaggatagcctagtgatGGTAGCTTCAGCTTGTGGAACCgacacccaggggaggaggttgtgagaacgaaccctgtcgtacgcattgtgtgtttgtttttcttatatATTCTGTACCCACCTGTGGGTTTGCCCAGATGGTTAAGGAAAAtcggggattgtgtggattaggcgcacggtctcaggttaGATTCCCCATCTGTaaatctgcgatttaagtgaagATCATGGTAGTGGAttactgtgctagtctccctgaggattagtcaaggtgcgcgtaagctgaccggacaccttggttaattaaaaaaaaaaaaaaaaagaatgatgaaAACAAATGAATATCAAACTTGAATTGCCCGAAGAGAAGGCGGTATGGAAAACTAGCTAGGCAGTCGACGCTATGCATGGGTATACATGAGGGTGTAATTGATTAAATctaagtttgaaatttgaaatgtgaCTAATCTATGAGGTGTATAATTAACCCAACGGTCAGTTGACTAAAACCATCCACATGACTGAAAATAGTGAACCATTTGGATAAGTTTATCCAAGCCAACCATGAGACAAACTTTTCCCCAATAAATAATTCAAGAAGACCTCTCAAATTATTTAGTATTTATGGCCCCATAAAATAACCAATTGAATTCAGGTAAGAATTTAATGATTTTCCTCATCACCATATCCTATTATTTTTTGTAGTATGACAGTCTAAGGACTACACCAAACCCTAATAAAGCAAATTGgtgattattttaattttagtaatcAATAAGTTTATTGGGGCAAATCTCATGCCACtataataatttatttcttGTACCCTCATAATAGAAACCTCGAAAAAATAATGGGTTCAATAATTTTACAAACAAAGATCACAAACCGGAATTAACAGTAGGTTTGAGATCCACATGAAGACCCAACTCGACTTGTGTCCCAACTCTGATTAGTCCCAGGGTTTTTTATTCCACTAGCGAAGGAAGTCCTCAGCACATAGTTCCTATAATTCTGGGAAGATTGAGCAGTAAAGAGATGTGTACATATAATAGAGATTCATCTTCATTGTGAAgatcaattaattaattcaattaatAATCATTACAAGACCAGGGAAGCCCACCATGTTGGCTTTGGCAGTGTCTgttgggaaaaaggaaaaagaaagtggTTTCTTTATCCTTAGGTTTGCCTTATaatattacattaaaaaactCCTCGTCCAACTCGTGGTGTGCTTATAAAATTTGGTATTCTGTGGGTCCCCGTAGATTTCTTGATGCTGTTGGTCGTGCTTTCCTTCATGTGTTGATTGGGGTTTAAGTTTCCACACTATCCTTTCAATGGCCAAATATGCCTTCTCTGATTCAAGTGTTGGCTGCTGCTGATGGTGGATCACAAGTTTTTCAAATACTGAAATTACTGTATCAACGAGATGAAATTGGGAAAATATAGTGTATTAAGTAGATTTGAAGGAAATTAATGATCTTCTGCAGAGGAGATCATTTTGGTGACAGTTCTGATTAGGGGTGTGTTTAACCTTCtcctcgaaaaaaaaaaaaaaaaaaaaaggtgtcaaTTCCGTATTCACACTTAGATTGATCGAGAAACCCAAAATTAGCCCAGCCTATTTACTAAATGTATTAGGCTCAAGCCTGGATCGCCTATCAAGTGGTTGTTTTTGATTCAAGGATTTACCCATTAGTTGCTTGATCGATTAGTAACTTGACATGTTTAAACTTTGTTTAGAGCTCTTCTAAGACTGCCATTTAACTTGATTATTGGTAGTCTAATTAGAAATTAGTATCCGTTGATCATTTACAAATAATATCTTATTTAACATTTAAAGATCAATTACTTAAGTGAAATCCTGAAGTAAAAAGATCGATTAGATCCTGATCGAAACAGGTTTGacagattgacacccctaattctgATAGTACCAATGGCGCCAGTTCCGGGTTCTTTGTTTCAAAGGTTAAAGTCATCCAGCAGTTCTTCACATGCCCTTGTTATTCCTGCTCTCCACCTCACCACTCCAATCTCTTGACCTTGACCTAAAAGCAACTGTCGCTGTAGAGGAGCCACGTACACCCAAATTCATGGGTTCGAAAAAAACAAATGTGGTGGGGTCCAGCTTAATACAAGGAATTGATCATTTTATTCACACGTGCCACAGTCTCCACCAGTTACACGGCAAATTAATGCCAGATATAGATGTCCACACATGTggttttccaaaaaaagaaaaaaaaaaatgatgcccACATGTGAAACCAGATCACGGTTCCCCAATTTGTATAAAATGTACAGTGCCCACATCTCACCCTTTTAACCGGGCAGGTGACCCtttaaaagggaaaggaagagggGTAGGTTGGAATGAGGGCAACGGAGTTGGGGTTTTCTCACCTTGTCTAGATCACAGAAGATCTTGACAATAAGCCCTCTAGTAGCACAATTAGAGAGATATTGTACCCTAACGTATCTCCTTAATCCTTCCTCCTCCACTCCTCCACTCCTCCACTCATCCATGTCTCccacctagagagagagagagagagagcgagagctGAAAGATGGATGAGAGATCCCAAGGCATGGATTTTATTCCTTCAGATCATCTAATCTTACCTTTACAACAAATCGATGAGCTGTTCTTCCAGCAGGTTTCTTCTAGTTCTGGTCAGCAACACACAGACCCACAACAATATACACTGCCCTTTGCTCCTTTACAAGATTGCACTGATCATCTACCCCTCAAACTTGATATACCCAGAGGAGGAAGGCGTTCCATGGTTCCCAACTCTTGTGATAATGAGAAAAAGACAGTACACAGAGATGGGGAGAGGCAAAGAAGGCAAGAAATGGCTGGCCTCTATGCATCACTTCGATCACAACTTCCTATAGAATATATCAAGGTGAGATGATACATACTACCCTTCAAGCttcttcaattttgtttctCCATTATTTTGATTAGGGTTTCTTACAATGTTGCAGGGAAAGCGCTCTATATCTGATCACATGAATGAGGCTACCAATTACATAAAAGACCTAGGGAAGAGAATCGAAGAGCTTAGTGACAAGAGGGATAGGCTCAGAAAGATGCCCAATTCAGGCCCTCCGGACATCGTCTCCCGCAATTGTACGCCGACGGACGCCGTTACAGTCCAGCCTTATTGGGGTGGAGTGGAGGTTGTTATCAGCAGTGGGTTAAGGAATGAAGATTTTCCATTGTCGAGGGTGCTCACAGTGCTGGTTGATCTAGGGTTTACTATAGTTAGCTGTGTCTCTACTACAGTGAATGAGAAATCACTTCACACTATACTCTCTGAGGTACTTAATCCAATCAACCAATgcttcctttttttaatttctacaaAACAGCCCCCTCTCACTAGTCATCACCATTGTATATACAGGTCAGTGATGTGAGAAGCATGGATCTATCCGAACTGCAACAGAAGCTGACTGATTTTATTGCATCATCCTCAAGTTAGGGTTTCGTTGGACAAATTTTCCTACACTGCCATGATATGACCATTGATCAATCGATCGATACAAACCTGGGTTTTCCTTAAAAtaatctctcattttttttttatatgaaattgAAGGGTGTTTTTGTTGGTGGACATTTGTGTTTCACCATTCTCACCTCCATCAGATCAAACTCTGAATGTCAGAAGTGTTTGGTAGTTTGTAGTCCTTCTTGTACATAGCTTCCTTCTAATGATTGAACATTTTGGATAAGAAATGCAAATCCACATTGGGCCTTGGATTTTTTTATACAGTTTTAGGTTTATCATGTTTAGTTT
It encodes the following:
- the LOC122085394 gene encoding transcription factor bHLH120-like gives rise to the protein MDERSQGMDFIPSDHLILPLQQIDELFFQQVSSSSGQQHTDPQQYTLPFAPLQDCTDHLPLKLDIPRGGRRSMVPNSCDNEKKTVHRDGERQRRQEMAGLYASLRSQLPIEYIKGKRSISDHMNEATNYIKDLGKRIEELSDKRDRLRKMPNSGPPDIVSRNCTPTDAVTVQPYWGGVEVVISSGLRNEDFPLSRVLTVLVDLGFTIVSCVSTTVNEKSLHTILSEVSDVRSMDLSELQQKLTDFIASSSS